Proteins from a genomic interval of Amphiura filiformis chromosome 9, Afil_fr2py, whole genome shotgun sequence:
- the LOC140161073 gene encoding steroid receptor RNA activator 1-like, with protein MAASRPGNPDRGWNDPPMFLYKPENQAQQSPKRTALTQRVGMPQNYPNLAKTDSPNKTKTLLPTSGPAAKGPPPAGPPPTGPPPFTAPPPYTSKGPPPPSTTSQSGDVSQVDKEELPVDLCETTLAKLNAVLQSCQEKIQKRIFDDVNKKLAIFHNCWSNDKLSKPVKQRMGKLAEALHNRQYDEANEIHLSLMVDYVAEVSQWMVGVKRLIFEAKKHLPHIDIKENNDSKQSVEETKLSKSEEESDISKSGSAEETTDSKSEAEKESKAGSVEKTIVSASEAEGKSDEETSVSKSVDEGESSISKLESAEETAVSKSEMEEDIKETTHSKEKPQTDIAEDITTNCESSEQ; from the exons atggcagcctCCAGGCCTG GTAATCCAGATAGGGGCTGGAATGACCCTCCTATGTTCCTGTACAAGCCAGAGAATCAAGCCCAGCAATCACCAAAGAGAACAGCATTAACACAAAGAGTGGGGATGCCACAGAACTATCCAAATCTTGCCAAAACAG AttcaccaaataaaacaaaaactttGTTGCCAACATCAGGACCTGCAGCAAAAGGACCACCTCCGGCAGGGCCTCCCCCAACAGGACCCCCTCCATTTACAGCACCACCACCCTATACATCAAAGGGTCCTCCGCCACCCTCAACAACTAGCCAAAGCGGTGATGTGAGTCAAGTAGACAAAGAAGAGCTTCCTGTGGATTTGTGTGAAACAACTCTAGCCAAACTTAATGCAGTACTGCAGTCATGTCAAGAAAAAATACAG AAGAGAATATTTGATGACGTCAACAAGAAGCTAGCAATATTTCACAACTGCTGGTCAAATGATAAGTTATCTAAACCAGTCAAGCAGAGAATGGGCAAACTAGCAGAAG CCCTTCATAATCGGCAATATGATGAAGCCAATGAAATTCATCTGTCACTGATGGTAGACTATGTAGCTGAG GTCAGTCAATGGATGGTTGGTGTAAAGAGACTCATATTTGAAGCCAAGAAACATCTACCTCATATAGATATTAAAGAAAATAACGATAGTAAACAGTCTGTGGAAGAGACAAAACTTTCCAAATCTGAGGAAGAGTCTGACATTTCTAAGTCAGGATCTGCAGAAGAGACTACTGATTCCAAATCAGAGGCTGAGAAAGAATCCAAGGCAGGGTCTGTGGAAAAGACTATTGTTTCTGCATCAGAAGCAGAGGGAAAGTCTGATGAAGAGACGAGTGTTTCTAAATCAGTGGATGAAGGAGAATCTAGTATTTCTAAATTAGAGTCTGCTGAAGAGACTGCAGTTTCCAAATCAGAGATGGAAGAAGATATTAAAGAGACTACCCATTCTAAAGAGAAACCCCAGACAGACATAGCTGAAGACATTACTACAAATTGTGAATCAAGTGAACAATGA